In Rhizophagus irregularis chromosome 30, complete sequence, a genomic segment contains:
- a CDS encoding GPI-anchored, with protein MAEQEVPTFKLVLVGDGGTGKTTFVKRHLTGEFEKKYVATLGVEVHPLTFHTNFGPICFNTWDTAGQEKFGGLRDGYYIQGQCAIIMFDVTSRITYKNVPNWHRDLVRVCENIPIVLCGNKVDIKERKVKAKTITFHRKKNLQYYDISAKSNYNFEKPFLWLARKLIGNPNLEFVASPALAPPEVDFTPKDAETYERELAEAAAAPLPEEDDDL; from the exons atggctGAACAAGAAGTACCAACGTTTAAACTTGTTCTTG tcggCGATGGTGGTACCGGCAAGACAACATTCGTCAAACGCCATTTGACCGGTGAATTTGAAAAGAAATATGTTG CCACCCTTGGTGTGGAAGTTCATCCTTTAACTTTCCATACAAACTTTGGCCCCATTTGTTTCAACACATGGGACACTGCGGGGCAAGAAAAGTTTGGAGGTCTCAGGGACGGTTATTACATTCAAGGGCAATGTGCCATCATCATGTTCGACGTAACATCTAGAATTACATATAAGAATGTTCCAAACTGGCACCGAGACTTAGTTCGTGTATGTGAAAATATTCCAATCGTTTTATGTGGCAACAAGGTTGATATAAAG GAACGTAAAGTTAAAGCAAAAACTATTACTTTCCATCGCAAGAAAAATCttcaatattatgatatttccGCCAAGAGTAACTACAATTTCGAGAAACCGTTTTTGTGGTTAGCTAGAAAACTGATTGG aaatcCAAATCTTGAATTTGTTGCTTCTCCAGCCTTAGCTCCACCCGAGGTAGATTTTACGCCCAAGGATGCAGAAACTTACGAACGAGAACTAGCGGAAGCTGCCGCAGCACCTCTCCCTG AGGAAGATGACGATCTTTAA